The genome window gattggtgtggtggtccaatcggcctaacctgccgtcgcacctgggtgggtaagcgaggtccctttggtggccggtcgctggggccagccttctttttcacatatttagacaataattgatcaaaggtcgggctagattttaccaaccgaccagttgccttgaacgtgttagttttccacgtacctatttttggtcgtcgtggtttgaaggtatgtggtcgccgcggctcttcggcgttgccggaccgtccgctggaacgctccggaccgtccggtgatgttacggaccgtccgcgcctggacaccggaccgtccgcgatgcgtagtatgggttctcgcgcatatctccttgtctgtgcttgccccccagcgctggagtttgtgatggttaccttcagtgtctcccctccaacaggagtcttctcggccatcactttcctgcaagaaattttgttgttttcatcggcctcccgtgcgttgccgatgatgacttctttgtctttgcccttatcggctgtgttgggccgaattaggacctttttgccattaaagtcgatcacattcattgggaagggcttcgtgtcctcctgaaatttcaatcgtccctcattaatggccgattgaatttgtcgtcggaacacattacaatcattagtggcatgggaaaatgagttgtgccacttgcagtatgcgcgacgctttagttcgtcggcaggtggaacgatataatcaattttaatgttaccattttttagtaattcatcgaatatcttatcacatttgccgacattaaatgtaaacttaacctcctcctgtcgttccttttgaactgactgcaaggagtagcaagccgaagatttggcctgctcgggccaaactatttcggcagtgtaaactttctttggttcatcgtccgaactactttgattgtgttctactatagggacattatgatgaaccgttctgactagttctttgcttcggctttcacaagccgaagctctttgatgtaattgtgctagagtaaagaactggatgccttctaatctctcttttaaataataacgcaatccatcaaaggctattcccgccagttgtttatctgttaaatgaatttgaaagcatcggtttctcgtatcctggaatctccggatataatcactaaccgattcatccttttcttgtcgtagggtcactaagtctactaaatctagctcataatcaccagagaagaaatgttcatgaaatttttgctctaagtctccccatgacaaaatggaattaggagggagcgtggcataccatgtgaatgcagtccctgttaaggataatgaaaataaacgcacacggaatgcttcggtgtcggccaattctcctaattgtgctaggaactggcctatgtgctcacgcgtgctctttccttggtcacccgaaaactttgcaaactcgggtatcctggttccctgtgggtatgggtggtgatcaaatcggctgtcataaggcttccgatatgattgccccccagggatcatgcttactccgagcttatctcggaacgccccggctatttcttccctcactataccaatggcagccggtgcaagaccaccggctctctggtcaaacataggtggggttggttgcatgttagtatgttgtcgttccccccattggtttgagctacgtggtgcatttccatttgccctatatggctcatatgtttgatcgtttctttccggccttctaggtggggccggaaagctttcctgggctctgaatcctgaattaatgggctggtgcattgcataatgtgatgggaagtgttgctgggacgagcgaggattcaggtaataatccccctcaaaagactcatgcgcggactgtccggatacgtacccggaccgtccgtgattatatgcggaccgtccgtcgttgtatgcggaccgttcgactggatagtttaaattcggtgccctatgtggtggctcgggtgcgtgtctaggtaactcattaaaaatgggcccggctgtggttgacccggacggtccgcgctcgcgagcggacggtccggacatgtgtagatcggctggtttactgccgatttgcgtttgctcagggtacgtgtccatcggcatcccataagggggttgtgactggtcgtgacaacctttaACCGATGTATTACATGTATTAtctcctaattcaacctcgtgtgaaggaaaatttgctatactagatttatcaaatgcacgtactagtctcctacaatcgttttgcataacccctatgatattttgcatctgttctcgctgttcgtctatgtaagctttaagagattggagttcgttggtgctacttacatttggggtaatcgtagtaggtcggagcgaagccagatctgtcgcccgttgccgaacgactttgttgttcctgtccactttgaagtcagccaggaacttcgcctttgcttcttggatcagctgctcctggcgctcctcgaacaggagctgttcttcagccggcaaggcttcccatgtcggtgtgatgatattgctggtggaaacctcagagctatcttttgaaccggccattgagggccgatttgataggtctatatgtgttgtccccagcggagtcgccaaaaagtatgttgacgccttttcggagcgccaaatactcaagaagaaccggcggcggtgccctctgcacaggggcggacggtccgcgcgcagggccggacggtccgcggcctggtgcgaggcgcggtggtgctctctgcgcaggggcggactgtccgcgacctgaggccggacggtccgcagcctggtgcgcggctagggcttctctgcctgacggccggacggtccgcgccctggggccggacggtccgcgcgtacgcagggacggcggaagtcgccgacggcggcctggatctcgctcccgggagggaccccgtcggggaggagagatcctaggggttgtctaggctcgggccggccgacctagactcctccaatcggcgtagagtcgaagagaggcgaagaatttgggaatTGAGAGGCTAaaactaaactagactagaactactcctaggatgaaatgcgaatagaagttgtattgattcgattgttgattgttacaaatcggccgtatacctctctatttatagaggaggggggctggaccctttacaaactaatttccgagcttatcccatgattttagctaacaaccgtagcacaaaactcagaaccctaatctgttctgcgcacgcgcggaccgtccggcccacaggcgcggaccgtccggaccgcggaccgtccggcctcagggccggaccgtccgcgctcaattCTGGTTCGAACAGGAGGACAACACTAAACCAAGCTCTGATCCATACAGATTTGTACACCCCCTGCAGAATGCCAAGAAGAGTCAACCGCGCGCGCCGCACACACAAGCACTCGGGCAATCATTCCTTGCACCAGGGCCGTTATAACATAATTGCGCATAGCGAATGACAGGGAAACTACATTCGGTGCAACATCAGTCCCATTCGAGCTCGTCAATGTCAATGGACAGGAACAGCAAATCTTCCATCTTATTTCGCATGTGGGGTGTGCTGTTCACCTCTCCTCAAGCTGCCACACGAGACAACACTGTCGGCATAGATAAAACACCCATGCTAGGctgcctccttgtcttcctcacgcTACACATTTACAGTCAGGCGCTCTTGAGAAACTGAGCATGGTGCGCAATGTGATCGTCCACGAACGTAGCGATGAAATAGTACGAGTGGTCATATCCAGGCTGCATGCGCAAGGTCAGAGCAGCCCCTGCGGCCTTGCACGCCTCCTCGAACTTGTGAGGTAGCAACTGCTGCTCAGCCAGGAACTTGTCGGCCTCCCCCTAAACAAAGTTTGTCAATAAGATAAGTAGCTGATAATAACTCCCACAGAAATAACCCATTTTACTTCTACTCTGAAACAAACAAATGACTACCTCACCAGACATTTAGTTTTCTCCAAACAGCGTCACACTGTGCGTGATAGTTATGAGCTCTTAAATGTATCGGAAGCAGTTGATAACCTAGACCCTACTCTAACTCTTTAGGAGCCCAGACGACTAGACTAGACTTCTAACGTGTTCAATCAAAACATGACATTTCAAATTAAATCAATCCATTCAGGAGGTAAGGACATATGCTACTGTTAATAATCACCATTAAGTGGCCCTGAATACTGCTCGTGTGAAGTGCTACGTGAATAAGTAGAGGTCTCATCGTTTCATGAGCTAATCCAACGAACAGTGTAGAAGATCATCAGAATAGATGTACTTATTAAACAACGTGCAACATCGTAACAAAGAAAACATCAACAGTCCAATTGAAAAATAATGTTCTAAGGGTCCCATTTGCCATCAACTTCTCACCTTATCCAGGAAGATGGCAACTCAATAATGTTGACACCAACATCTGAATAAAGCTACTTGAGTCAGATTCAGTGATACCTCACAAAAATCCAGCTATAATGATAAGTAGATTTTCAGATGTTTCCTCGATTACTCGTTCTGATACGGGCTGGGTGGTCTGGGTGAGATTTCATTTTCAAGAATGAGAAATATCAAATGCAAGCATTGAATGACTAGCCAACCCATTTTTTATATAAAAAAATGTGTGGACAGGCAAGCAGGTGGTTTGACCACACGGCATGTACCACCACAGTCGACTTGAAATCATGTTTCCTCATTTTCAAACAGCTAATAGTTCCTTCCATGTTTTCAAAATATAGGACACAACAAGCGAGCTGGGCTAGCAACAACGTGATAGCACAGACAGGACATGAGTGAATACATGGCCAACACTGTACCTGGTCAATTAGGATAGTAGTGGGAACTTTGCTGTTCTTTTTAATCAGGCAGGTTGCGTCATATTCCTACACAAATCAGGCACTTATAAGTATCCAACACGCCTCAGATATAAGTGGTCTTTCAAGAGGAGAATACCTCCCAATCTGATTTAGTTGAGCCCAGGTAATTTGAGAATGCTTTCTGACCCCAAGGGCAGTTTATCGGATTGGCAATTGGAGCAAATGCTGACACCGACTGAAATGTAATACAAACCCAAAATTCAGGGTGAGATTCAATACAAAATGTCATGAACGGCAACTTGAAAGAGCTATCTAGGCTAAATAAAATGGCATGCTAAGAGTACCTTGTATTTATCAGTGTTTTTCAAGTAAATTGTCAGCGCGCCATGCCCTCCCATTGAGTGCCCAAAAATTGATGCCTGTGACGTGTTGAGTTGTTCAAAGTTATCACTTAAAACTTTTGGAAGTTCCTTCACAATGTAGTCATACATGCGCCAGTTTTTCCACTTTTCATTTGTGGCATTCAAATAAAACCCGGCACCTAGTAACAAAAAGGAAATGTTAAGATATCTGAATGAGTGTGCAGAAATAAAATCATCCAAGCTGCTAGTGTATACAAAATTCAAGCGGTGTTTCCGCAATGTTGCAGCAGTAATGTTTTGACAGAATGTAATGAACCTCCACTTACTACTAAAGCACTATTATAACCTACTTGCTATAATAAGGGTGCAAATTCCCTTCTCTTCCTCAAAACACATAAAAGAATCTCATCATGCACAGCTACTGTATCACCATGAGAATAAACAAGGCACTACAAACAAGCGACACTGCACACTGCTTTTCAAATATGCTAAAATCTACCTAGGTTAACACAGGGTAACCATGTTACAAGATCACAATAATTAGTAGAAGGCACAAATGAATAGTATACTGTATAACTAGAACTATAAATATATTAGCCATCAGGGCTACAGGAAGTAAGCAGTGTTCTTATCCAGATCACTAGATGCATAGATATGGAAGCCGTGCTGGGCTGCTGGCAAATTGAATGTTGCTTCTATTGTTACTTTATCAATAGGTTACCCAGTTCGGTCCACTGTAATGAACCCAAATGTTATTTTGCATGATTTTTATCCTCCTTTTGAAATTCTATAAGTTCTTGTAACGAATGATTCGACAAAATGCTGATGTAGATCTGGTAGGATTGCGGATCCTACCAGGGATCTCCCTTAGCCTATAAGGATGAACAGCTGCGCGAGGGAGATGGGGGCGGCGGCGCTGGGGCGCCGTGGCTGACCTAGGCTGCGCGGGCAAGAGAGATTGATTCTAACTCCTGGCTCCCTCAGGGAAGCCAGAATAATCTGATTCTGCTTAATTCCACAGATGACCTCTTACAAGTATTTATATCCCAGCTGATGCTTATCTGATCTAAGGTTAAGAGCTATGAGATCTCTTCTAATCCTTATCCAACTAACTAGAAATAATCTCTCCTTTTTATTAGCTAATCCTTATCTAATCTATCCTAGCTGATCTCCTGGCCGCATGTGGCCTATGGCCTGACCGTGGGCCTAGCCCTCCTAGCCACTAATGTCCCTGCGCCTGGAGTCATAACAAGATCACTGCAGATAAATAGGTGAAGAAAGATGTACTAATGCACTGTGTTGTGTGAAAACGTGGCTGAGGCCTCATATCGCGTATCGGGTACGTATCCAATACGAATACACGACCAATATGTATCTTGGGAGTATTTGATTTTTTGTTAATTCCACCATGAATATTGAGTACAGCAAGTAATGCTCACTTATCTCCCTCTGCCCCAACATGCACCCGCCCGCACCTTGCGCCACCTCCAACGAACGTGTTTGGTGACGCCTAGCCTTCATTCATCAGCCTCCTATAGCTTTATCCATAGTGTCCAATGAAATTCCTTAACTCCAGAGCGTGCTGAAGATTTGGTCTTTGTGCACTGAAATCTGAGGctgtcatgggcatcatagggagcgagaggcaacagccaggctgggataaggctagagaataagattgagacgagctgggataaggctagataataagattgagatgagagaattgtggagagttagttagcatcagataagtccaagaaagtaggagttagttgagagtttgtaggagaagttggttagccatagggctatttataagccgcatggcagcagggaataaatcaagcaagatcattatcaaaccaatctctctctcccttgcaatgaccctctcaagcgtctagggctgctaccctagaactaagcctgcggcagaggggtataacctcgccggagaagacagctatccccatggaacgaaggtccatgacacctggtatcagctccaggttatcctcaccaccaccagccgcccatccctcaccaccaccagccgccgcgCCATCTGCCGCCGCAACGCCCTCCCACCCGCCCTCAACAACTCTAGATGCATTCACTCGGCTCGAAGAGAAGTGGGATCAATTCGTTGTGATGTTCCACCGCTACAAGGAGAAGACAGAAAAGGAACTCCAAGCAGCGGTGCGGCTTCAGGCGGCAGCGCGAGGGTTCCTGGCACGCCGCC of Zea mays cultivar B73 chromosome 8, Zm-B73-REFERENCE-NAM-5.0, whole genome shotgun sequence contains these proteins:
- the LOC100282053 gene encoding esterase D isoform 1 (isoform 1 is encoded by transcript variant 1), producing MAVAPPTAAALEQLSSSKMFDGFNLRFRHQSATLGCAMTFSIYLPPSPASNLPVLYWLSGLTCTDENFIIKSGAQRAAAAHGIALVAPDTSPRGLNIEGESDSYDFGVGAGFYLNATNEKWKNWRMYDYIVKELPKVLSDNFEQLNTSQASIFGHSMGGHGALTIYLKNTDKYKSVSAFAPIANPINCPWGQKAFSNYLGSTKSDWEEYDATCLIKKNSKVPTTILIDQGEADKFLAEQQLLPHKFEEACKAAGAALTLRMQPGYDHSYYFIATFVDDHIAHHAQFLKSA
- the LOC100282053 gene encoding esterase D isoform 2 (isoform 2 is encoded by transcript variant 2), giving the protein MAVAPPTAAALEQLSSSKMFDGFNLRFRHQSATLGCAMTFSIYLPPSPASNLPVLYWLSGLTCTDENFIIKSGAQRAAAAHGIALVAPDTSPRGLNIEGESDSYDFGVGAGFYLNATNEKWKNWRMYDYIVKELPKVLSDNFEQLNTSQASIFGHSMGGHGALTIYLKNTDKYKSVSAFAPIANPINCPWGQKAFSNYLGSTKSDWEEYDATCLIKKNSKVPTTILIDQMLVSTLLSCHLPG